The genomic region TGATTTTGAGACTACCGGCCAGGAAAAAAGGCAAATTCAACCATGAAGCACCGAGTAAAGCTCCTGTGATCACCGGTCCAATTGAGCTGGCGGCAGTTCTGGCTATACTGGTTACTCCTGCAGCAGCCGATCGTTCGTCGGGATCCACTACTGCCATGGTATAGGACTGACGCGTAGGTACGTCCATCTGTGAGATACTAAAGCGTAATAGCAAAACAATGATAGCCGAAGTCAAATCGGGCATCAGGGGTACCAGAATCAGTAGAATATTGGAGGGGATATGGGTAAATACCATGGTATTAATCAATCCAAAACGAGAGGCTATGCGGGCAGCTACCAAGGCGGATAGTCCGGCAAAGATATTGGCACCAAAAAAAATACTTCCCAGGATAGCCGGTTCAACGCCGAAACGGATATGAAACCAATAGGCAATGAGGCTCTGTACGACCAAACTACCTGCAAAGGAATCCAGCATAAAGAGAAGAGATAATTTTAGGACTACCTTGCGGGACCGATGTAAACCGAAGTGATAGGCTGTTGCTTTCTCCCCCGAACCTTGAAGTTGCGTTTGTTCTACCTCAACACCCGGCGATAATTTGGCGAATAATAACCCCAGGGCTATGCCCAGCAAGGCATAACCCATCACAACGGCTCGATAACTGTTGAGGGGGGTAGTACCCCGGTGTTGTAGAATCTCTACTAACAGGCCTGCATTGAAGGAACCCAGGGCCGTTGCGAAGGAACCGATCAAATTATACCAGGCGAAGATCTGGGTGCGATACTTGTTGGGTACTGTTTGTGGAAGGGCTGCCTGTTCAATGGATAAAAAAGGCCCCACTTCACTCCCGCTGGGACTGATTGTTCCGATGATGGCTGCCAGGGTTAACAGAATCATATTCCTGGTTAATGCGAAGACCAAACCCGCAAAGATCATTAAACCTGCGCCCAGAATGAGCATGCGTCTTCGTCCAATACGATCTGCCACCGCCGCCATCCAGAGAGAAATGATGGCATCCCCGACCAGGGTAAGGGTCAAGAGTAAACCAATTTGTTGGTCGGTTAAACCCAGTTGGGTCAGATAAAGGGCCAATATGACAGATAGGAACCCATAAGCAAATAATCGTACGGTGCGGGTACCAAACAGCAAACGGCCATCGGTCGTAAGTGCCTTTAAACTTTGGAATTCGATGAGGTTCTGAAACATACGAAAATTCCCTTTTAAATCCGGTACTGTTAAGATAACATAAGGAGTATAGCTTATCCATATACGATGGTTTTTCTTCCCTTATTTAAAATAAACTTTAAATTCGGTAAATGAATCCCCCCGGGGGGATAATTTCCAGAGCTAGAGTTAAGGCTCGTAGAGAGTATCTCTTTGAGGTATGCATTTAATTCGCCGTGTGCTTAAAAAATTCCGGGAAAGTTTAGGAATCCGGATCAGATTTTTCTTCCTACTGGTAGGGTTATTTCCCCTTATGCTGGTTTTGGTAACCTTTTTGTCTATCGCAGAGAAAGCCTTAAAAGAGGCAACTTACAGCAATTTGCAAGCCCTGGCAGAAAACAAAGCCAAGGAAATTACTCCCCTCATTTCTCGTGCCCAGGCAGGTATCCGGGTTTTATCCAATAGCCTGGTCCTTGCGTCTCTTACGGCGAGTCAGCCGGAGAAAATTGAGGAAATGTACCGTATACAAAGATCTTATAAGCTCTATAAACAGATTGCCCTGGCTAATACAGAGGGACTGGTGGTTGCATCCACAGGATCCAACCGCATAGAAAGTTGGTCCAATCAAGACTGGTTTCGTGAAGTCAGGAGTCGAAAAATTCCGGCCTCAGGCCTTTATTTTTTTAATCCTTCTCAAGCAACCCTTGTTTTTGCAGCTCCGGTTTTGGATTCAGGAGGGGGAGTGTTATATGTTGTGGCAGGTTATGTAGGACTGGAACAGATATGGGAAATAACAGATAAGTTCAAGGTCGGAAAATTCGGTTATATGACCTTAGTCGACCCTATGGGGAGAGTGCTGGCCCATCCCAATAAAGAGATGATTTTGAAACTTTTTAATTCTCAGAAACTTGTAGCAAAAATATTGCAAGGCGATATTTCATCCGGTTCTTATACCCTTTCGGATGGGACCGAAATCATAGCGGCTCATACGCTTTTACCCGCTGAAGCAGATTATTTCCCACCCAAGTGGTATATGATAGCTGTTGAGCCTGAAAGCGAAGCTTTAGCTCCGGTAGAAGCGGTGCAGCGCTGGATCTGGATCACACTAGGGGTAGGATGTGCACTGGCTGTAATTTTGGGTGAGAAAGCGGCTCAAAGTATCCTGGAACCCCTTAAAATCCTGATCGCAGGTGCCCAAAAAATGGCCAGGGGAAACGTAAGAAGCCGGATAAAAATAAAATCTCAAGATGAATTGGGAGTCTTAGGACAAACTCTTAATCAAATAGCTGAAACTCTAGAAGAGCAGATTCAGGTTCTGCGACGACCTACCGATACCAGAACTTTAGAATTAGAGATAAAAGCGGTGGATCGAGCTCAGAAATTGGCAACGGTCAGCAATATTTCTCAGCTTATCAGCTCCACCCTAAATATGGAAGAAGTTCTCCAACTGGCCGTAGCTATCGTAGGCCGTTCCCTCAACGCCAGCCAGTGTTCCCTGTTATTGATCGAAAAGGATGGTCTACACCTTCGCTCCAAATATCAATATCATTCAAACTCTTCCCAAACCGAACTCATTGACGTTCGCATTTCTCTGGATCGCTATCCAGAACTTAAAAAAGCAATCAGAACTCAAAGACCTGTGGTAGTTAATGACGTGCAGATGGATCCACTTATGTACGAATTACGTGATACCTTAACCCGCTTAGGTATACGATCTATTCTCGTTTTACCCCTGATGATCGAGGGAAAACTCCTGGGATTACTGGTTCTGCGTTGGCGGGAGAAAGCCACACTCCTTAAATTAGAAGAAATTCGACTGGGAGAAATCATAGCCAGCCAGATCTCTATAACCCTCAAAAATGCCGAGTTGTTTGCCGAAGAGCGTAGACTGGAACAGATGAAAAATGAATTTGCAAGGATTGGAATTCGTAATATCTTAGAAATTTATAAAATGGAGGAGGGGACTTTAAAATTACAAGAAAAAACAATCCCTTTGGGTTGGCTTATAGAAACTGCTGTTAAACAATTTGAGATACTGGCCAGGCAAGAGTCCATCGATTTGATCATGGAAAGTCCAGAAAATTCTGTTTCGATTCAGGTAGATGATCAGCTTTTCCTACAGGTTCTGATCAATATTCTTCACAATGGGATCAAGTATACTCCCCGGGGTGGAAAGATTACGTTAGGAGTTGAAAAACAAGAAGAAGGTGAGGTCTGTATTAAAATTCAGGATACAGGGATAGGAATACCCAAGGAGTATTTGAGCAGAATTTTTGATAAATTTGTCCAGGTAGAAAGTCAGAAGAAGGAAGGGGACGTCTCGATAGGTCTTGGGCTTTATTTTTGTAAATTAACTATGGAAGCTCATGGAGGCCGGATATGGGCAGAAAGTCAAGAAGGAAAGGGGAGTATCTTTTACCTGACAATCCCTCCGGATCGTGTCATGGAAGGATAAGTTTTTGAGCTGTTTCACCCAACGGATAGGAAGGACACAAAGAAAAGGTTCTCAGGGGTGTTACCTCAATCTAACTTTGAGGTCCTGGTGTTCTGCGTATCTTTGGGTATGTTTCCGGCTATGTCTTTCATCTTACATGAAAGGGGAATGGCCCTTGTGTTAGTCCTTATGGTGAGTGCCATTTTATTTACAGCCCTTCTGACCGGCTATGCGATGATGGAAAGTGCATTTAAAACAGCCGCTATAGAACTAAGCCGGGATCAGGTAACCAGTGTAACCCTGGCCGGGGTGGAAGATGCTCTGACCTGGTTTAGGTCTACGGCTTATGGGAAGCCTCCGGTCAAAACCGTTTTTGATCCCCTTAATGCCGGTCAGATGAGGGGAACCACCCAGGTTCTCTTTCCCGAGACCCAGGATTCTTCCATAGGCATCGTACGGGATTTTCCTATAGGTTTAAATAACCGTTTATTCGGACACTATGAGGTTAAGAACACGCTGGTTCGAGACATTACGAGCCAGCGACTCCCAGGGTCTGGCGCAAGTGGTTTAATCTGGCATATCCAGGTAGATGGGGCCATTTATAAACGAGAGGATGCCTCAGTTCCTTATAACCAAAGCCCGAATCAAGTTTTGCGAACTTTAACCATGGGGGCAGAGATTCGCCGTATGGCATTAAGCCCCCCCCAGGCTACCCTAACGACTTATCTGGCAAGCAACGTCTGGATCCACAGCCAGGGTGAGGTCCGTAATGATAGCGGGACGGCGATTCTCTATCGGGATAATACCGGAAATATTACCAACGATGGACTGTTAGTCGGAGGTCAGGGGGTTATCCTTTCGGATCCCCTGTTTGACAGTGCGGTGAGTCCCCTCACGGTGTTTGGAATGACCCTGGCTGAGTTTAAAGCTTTTGTCCAGAATAATTCCAGCGGAATTTACATCAATAACAGTGCCGATTTTAATTCAAAACTGGTACCTTATCCCAGTAACTCTGCCGCACCACCTATCGTCTATATAGAAGGAAGTTCAGGATTTTCTACGGCAACGATTAATCTTTACGATACCACTACCAATTTACCTATCAATGCTTATGGTGTGTTGGTTGCCGATGGGATAGATTTAACTATTTTAGGAGGCCCGTTGGGATGTGGGACCAATAATTGTGGTCAGTTCACAGGTTTTATTTATGCAAGTGGGGCCCTGTCGGTGGATAACGGGGCGGTTATTTCTGGGGCCATAGTATCTACCCTGAAAAGTCAGGGAATTGGGGGATCTAAAGCCATTCAAATCGGGAGTAACAACGTAGGAGCCATCACACGACTGGTTTACAATGGACCTTATATTTTTTCAGTCCTTAACCAGGCCATGGGCAATTACTCTATATCCTTGGCACCTTATATCCTGAGATAAAGGGGTATGGGGGTGTGGGAGTATGGGGGTGTGGAAGTGTGGGAGTATGGGAGTATGGGGGTGTGGAAGTGTGGGAGTGTGGGAGGCGGACTATATCCAATTTGAATTAAGGGTATGAATCGATTAAAAGAAGCGTCAGGTTTAAGTTTAATAGAACTTGTGGTAGCTACTGCCATCATGGGCATTCTGGTGGTCGGAGCTATTACCTATCATACCGCTGCCTATCGATCTACCACGCTTAATCAAGACCGTGCTTTTTGTACCCAGAAAGCGATTCAACTGGTCAATGAACTCAGAGAGAAAACTGCAGGCACAGATATCAGCTTATCCCTGTTACCTTTCGACCAGGTGATAGAGGATCTGTCTGGAATAGTTCTAGGACAAACTTTTTCTCCAACCCTGAGTCTTCAAGTCAGTCAAGATTTAACCCTATTTCCTGATTCCCCGGCGGCTCCCATCAGTGGTAATATTAAAATAGGAAACCACTGGAAATTTCAAAGGCAGATCGATGTAAGGAGATTTTCCTATACCCAACCTGCCAACACCGAGGAACCCTTGCTGGTAACCGTCCGATGCTTTTATACCGATGTCTCCGATCCCAATAAGGGGGGGCTTCCCCTGGCCGAGATAACCACCGTTATGCGAGGTCTGGTCCAGACTACTCCTACCAATCAGGTTTTCGACCTCTATGTTCTTGCCATCGAAAATATCCCAGGCTGGTGGGTGACCCAGTCTGCTCTTCGCCCTATTATTACCGATTCCATAAGCAAACTGCAGGCGACGAATCCGGGTCTTGGCTATCGCGTTCATTGGATTACTCGAAACGCCTTCGGTCGGGACAAAAGTTATACCCCTTTTATTAATACCAACCCGGATATTACAACAGGGGTATATGATGCCGTTGATTCGGTTTATTATTATCCCGGTCTCTTGCAAACCACGAATAGTAGCTCCTTCTGGTTATTTGATCCGACCTTTTTAAACAAGGGTAAAATTAATCCCGGACTGACAACGAATGGTATAGGCATGCCCATGACCGGGGCCAGTCCGCCGGGGGCCAGTATAACCATTCCTGCAAATACCAATCAAAACTTCCCCGGTAATCCCGTGAATAACACAACTACCCGGCAAATTCTCAAAAGCGCCGGAATGCTCTATGATCCCACAGATCCAGAACCCGATGATCCCACCATGGCCGTTCGTTATGCATTGGCTGATTACTATAACCATGCCGTGCGTTATCCCGATGAATTGACCGAATACTGTATGCGCAAATTCGGAAGTTTACCCAGTCGAAATACGATCACTAAGCTGTGGGAGTGTATTCCCGGTCATCCCCCCCCTAATCTCCCGGCTAACTTTGTTCAACAGTATGCAGAGCCTTCTCTGGAACCCAGTCTCCGTATTTTATTGGAACAACTTTACCAAAACCCTGCTGCCTATCAAAACTCTTTGATTCTTAATGCCCACGGCCAGGTACTTCCCATACCTCCCATGAGGAACTATTCGGACCCTGCCAAATACCCACCGGATTTCCCAGGTGTTCGGGTTGTTACACATCCAGAACAGCTGGAGTATCAAAATGGAAGTAACATTAAGTTACGGGTTTACTCTTTCTTATCTTATATAAATCCTACCTGGACCACATCGAATTGCTATAATAACCTGAACCCTACGTATGGACCAACGGCCATTCTGAGTAGGGACTGTAATCCTTTGAATATAAGTCCAGATCCCTCTAATCTGGATAATGAAGTCCCCCTTGTAATTCGAATTACCGGAAAAGACCTTACCGGTTATTCCCTGAGTAATATATCCGTACAGCGGATTATGGGGGATCCAACGACAGGGTATTCTATGGACTTAGCTCCTACCTCAAAGCCCGCCAGCCCTGATCATAACAAAATGTGGTATAGTCCCTCCTACTTCCTGAATCCTTTAGGAGGAAATGATATCATTCTTCTGCTCTACAATACCCCTTTGCGTCAGGGACTGGCCCCTGATAATACAGGTCTTCCCGATGCAAGACGCCAGGATCTCTATGGGGTGGAATATGTTCCGGCGCCTGTTGGAAACGATTTTAGTAGCAACCTTACCTCGATCAGCAATACAGATTTTAAAAACACGGCCCGTTGGATCATCACTTTAGACAATACTTCGGGGAGATTAAATGACACGCAACTGACCATTGAAACCCGAATCGGGTTATATCGAAACGCCGGGGAGCAAGATCCAGAGTATATCAAACGCCTTCTGGGCCCGGGTTATGATCCAGCCAATCCCTATGTATA from Candidatus Limnocylindrales bacterium harbors:
- a CDS encoding MFS transporter, producing MFQNLIEFQSLKALTTDGRLLFGTRTVRLFAYGFLSVILALYLTQLGLTDQQIGLLLTLTLVGDAIISLWMAAVADRIGRRRMLILGAGLMIFAGLVFALTRNMILLTLAAIIGTISPSGSEVGPFLSIEQAALPQTVPNKYRTQIFAWYNLIGSFATALGSFNAGLLVEILQHRGTTPLNSYRAVVMGYALLGIALGLLFAKLSPGVEVEQTQLQGSGEKATAYHFGLHRSRKVVLKLSLLFMLDSFAGSLVVQSLIAYWFHIRFGVEPAILGSIFFGANIFAGLSALVAARIASRFGLINTMVFTHIPSNILLILVPLMPDLTSAIIVLLLRFSISQMDVPTRQSYTMAVVDPDERSAAAGVTSIARTAASSIGPVITGALLGASWLNLPFFLAGSLKIIYDLTLYHNFRNLKPPEES
- a CDS encoding ATP-binding protein gives rise to the protein MHLIRRVLKKFRESLGIRIRFFFLLVGLFPLMLVLVTFLSIAEKALKEATYSNLQALAENKAKEITPLISRAQAGIRVLSNSLVLASLTASQPEKIEEMYRIQRSYKLYKQIALANTEGLVVASTGSNRIESWSNQDWFREVRSRKIPASGLYFFNPSQATLVFAAPVLDSGGGVLYVVAGYVGLEQIWEITDKFKVGKFGYMTLVDPMGRVLAHPNKEMILKLFNSQKLVAKILQGDISSGSYTLSDGTEIIAAHTLLPAEADYFPPKWYMIAVEPESEALAPVEAVQRWIWITLGVGCALAVILGEKAAQSILEPLKILIAGAQKMARGNVRSRIKIKSQDELGVLGQTLNQIAETLEEQIQVLRRPTDTRTLELEIKAVDRAQKLATVSNISQLISSTLNMEEVLQLAVAIVGRSLNASQCSLLLIEKDGLHLRSKYQYHSNSSQTELIDVRISLDRYPELKKAIRTQRPVVVNDVQMDPLMYELRDTLTRLGIRSILVLPLMIEGKLLGLLVLRWREKATLLKLEEIRLGEIIASQISITLKNAELFAEERRLEQMKNEFARIGIRNILEIYKMEEGTLKLQEKTIPLGWLIETAVKQFEILARQESIDLIMESPENSVSIQVDDQLFLQVLINILHNGIKYTPRGGKITLGVEKQEEGEVCIKIQDTGIGIPKEYLSRIFDKFVQVESQKKEGDVSIGLGLYFCKLTMEAHGGRIWAESQEGKGSIFYLTIPPDRVMEG